From one Aeropyrum camini SY1 = JCM 12091 genomic stretch:
- a CDS encoding KEOPS complex subunit Pcc1 → MRYRAKLRFCLGEDSETVYRSLEAEARQRGPAKGVVRLSMDGGCVGLDIEARDLAGLRAIANSFILLIHASVSAIRGSYRGGGLKDKSPH, encoded by the coding sequence GTGAGATACAGGGCTAAGCTCAGGTTCTGCCTGGGCGAAGACTCCGAGACTGTCTATAGGAGCCTGGAGGCCGAGGCCAGGCAGAGGGGGCCTGCGAAGGGTGTCGTAAGACTGTCTATGGATGGTGGTTGTGTGGGGCTAGACATTGAGGCACGCGACCTGGCGGGTTTAAGGGCCATAGCAAACAGTTTTATCCTCCTCATACACGCCTCAGTATCAGCAATACGTGGATCGTATAGGGGTGGGGGGCTCAAGGATAAATCTCCCCATTAG
- a CDS encoding mechanosensitive ion channel family protein → MAIGGSAAEVLSSLASLPLERVGLALLILAVGLVAAVAARRAIERYGSRVFPRDITVLLARSTYYMVLFLTAVAVLQALGIELTALLVAGGFAGLVLSLALQPLFSNFFSGLYLYGEKSLVIGDLVSVGGFMGRVVEVSTMSTRIRTIDGEVVRIPNSKIINDYMVNYSKSAVRRLTFKASIAYREDIGKAIETISKALGDVYLVLKDPEPEVYASELGDSGVIIDVRVWVPTDYWYQATMQVIKTVREALAREGIEIPFTQVDVWFRTPLSIGGEGREIQG, encoded by the coding sequence GTGGCTATAGGCGGGTCTGCGGCTGAGGTCCTCTCTAGCCTCGCAAGCCTGCCTCTTGAGAGGGTGGGTCTGGCCCTGCTGATACTTGCCGTAGGGCTGGTTGCGGCTGTTGCTGCGAGAAGGGCTATCGAGAGGTATGGGTCGAGGGTTTTCCCCCGCGATATTACAGTTCTGCTGGCTAGGTCAACCTACTATATGGTACTGTTTCTAACGGCGGTGGCTGTACTCCAGGCTCTGGGGATCGAGCTTACAGCCCTCCTCGTCGCGGGAGGTTTCGCAGGTCTGGTGCTGAGCCTTGCTCTACAGCCCCTCTTCTCAAACTTCTTCTCAGGCCTCTACCTCTACGGGGAGAAGAGCCTTGTCATCGGGGATCTAGTCTCTGTAGGCGGTTTCATGGGGAGAGTGGTGGAAGTCTCCACAATGTCCACCAGGATCAGGACGATAGACGGCGAGGTGGTAAGGATACCTAACTCGAAGATAATAAACGACTACATGGTGAACTATAGCAAGAGTGCGGTTAGAAGGCTTACCTTCAAGGCTTCGATAGCCTATAGAGAGGACATAGGTAAGGCTATAGAAACTATCTCGAAAGCGCTCGGCGATGTCTACCTTGTCCTCAAGGATCCTGAGCCGGAGGTGTATGCTTCCGAGCTGGGGGACAGCGGTGTCATAATAGACGTTAGGGTATGGGTGCCCACAGACTATTGGTACCAAGCGACAATGCAGGTTATCAAGACTGTTAGGGAGGCTCTGGCTAGGGAGGGCATTGAGATACCGTTTACGCAGGTGGATGTGTGGTTCAGAACACCCCTCAGCATCGGGGGAGAAGGGCGTGAGATACAGGGCTAA
- a CDS encoding prefoldin subunit beta — protein MVERLPPEVEAKYTKYLKLRETLSVVMREKATVEAGLAEVESVLKELEGLPDDAELYRLTGFVLVKRSKNEIVDDLNKRKEDLELKLKVLKSQEEHLKKELERIESELRRLLQGGALGGAKGA, from the coding sequence ATGGTAGAGAGGCTACCGCCGGAGGTTGAGGCTAAATACACTAAGTATCTCAAGCTTAGGGAAACCCTTAGCGTTGTCATGAGGGAGAAGGCCACTGTAGAGGCTGGGCTTGCTGAGGTCGAGAGCGTGCTCAAAGAGCTTGAGGGGCTGCCGGACGACGCAGAACTCTATAGGCTCACAGGTTTCGTGCTCGTGAAGAGGAGTAAGAATGAGATAGTCGATGATCTCAACAAGAGGAAGGAGGATCTAGAGCTGAAGCTGAAGGTGCTTAAGAGCCAGGAGGAGCACCTTAAGAAGGAGCTTGAGAGGATAGAGTCTGAGCTGAGGAGGCTCTTGCAGGGAGGGGCACTTGGAGGGGCGAAGGGAGCATAG
- a CDS encoding 50S ribosomal protein L37ae, with the protein MGRTKVVGPAGRYGPRYGVSVRKRVRDILIRRYQPHECPFCGSTGTVKRVSVGIWSCRKCGNMWAGAAYTPRSGLAKYFRRYIVRT; encoded by the coding sequence ATGGGCAGGACAAAGGTCGTGGGCCCCGCCGGGAGATATGGACCTAGGTATGGGGTCAGCGTGAGGAAGAGGGTTAGAGACATACTCATAAGACGCTACCAACCCCACGAGTGCCCCTTCTGCGGCTCCACCGGAACCGTGAAGAGGGTGTCAGTGGGTATATGGTCATGCCGGAAATGCGGAAACATGTGGGCGGGAGCAGCCTACACACCGAGAAGCGGCCTCGCTAAATACTTCAGGAGGTATATTGTGAGAACATAA
- a CDS encoding DHH family phosphoesterase produces the protein MAGGGVGKRSAVITHRNADPDAVGAALVIREVLKTLGHIPCLYSPEGVSRLSRKLLEAVGERFEPLCSLDEKPIAAIVVDAANLSQIAGAEKLFETARFKAVIDHHERGSIHEAVDVAVVDPGAGSSSELAVKTAVEAGVKIPSPVATAALGGIVYDTGRFLRASRLSFEAAAHLIALGADYGKVLDTSRQKGRRDRGDLSLRLAKLKAYSRLRVGRACGELLIAATYIGSFESTVAKSLVDEAADVAIAVAERATEFRVSVRVSHLALENGVTAQAIASMLAEKFGGEGGGHDEAGMAHIPYSAAASAEEMAEKAFNLVSGRLGWMCVSKREERR, from the coding sequence TTGGCAGGCGGCGGGGTAGGGAAGAGGTCGGCGGTGATAACGCATAGAAACGCCGATCCCGACGCTGTGGGGGCTGCTCTGGTTATTCGCGAGGTCCTCAAGACCCTAGGACACATCCCCTGCCTCTACAGCCCTGAGGGGGTTTCAAGGCTTTCTAGGAAGCTCCTTGAGGCTGTGGGCGAGAGGTTCGAACCCCTGTGTAGTCTGGATGAAAAGCCTATAGCAGCTATTGTGGTCGACGCGGCCAATCTAAGCCAGATAGCAGGGGCGGAGAAGCTCTTCGAGACGGCACGGTTTAAGGCCGTCATCGACCACCATGAGAGAGGATCCATACATGAGGCAGTAGATGTAGCGGTTGTAGACCCCGGTGCGGGCAGCTCAAGCGAGCTCGCAGTCAAAACGGCTGTCGAAGCGGGGGTTAAGATACCATCCCCTGTGGCAACCGCAGCCCTGGGAGGCATAGTATACGATACTGGCCGCTTCCTGAGGGCCTCTAGGCTTAGCTTCGAGGCCGCAGCACACCTGATAGCCCTCGGGGCGGACTATGGGAAGGTGCTTGACACCAGCCGGCAGAAGGGTAGGAGGGACAGGGGGGATCTATCCCTCAGGCTGGCTAAGTTGAAGGCTTACTCCCGCCTCAGGGTGGGGAGGGCGTGTGGCGAGCTGTTGATAGCTGCAACATACATTGGTAGTTTCGAGAGCACTGTTGCAAAGAGCCTAGTGGACGAGGCCGCGGACGTTGCCATAGCTGTGGCCGAGAGGGCCACGGAGTTCAGGGTGTCCGTGAGGGTCTCACACCTAGCTCTAGAGAATGGGGTTACAGCACAGGCTATAGCATCCATGCTGGCGGAGAAGTTTGGAGGGGAGGGTGGGGGGCATGATGAGGCTGGTATGGCCCACATACCCTACTCGGCGGCGGCCAGCGCGGAGGAGATGGCGGAGAAAGCGTTTAACCTTGTCTCGGGGAGGCTCGGCTGGATGTGCGTGTCAAAGCGTGAAGAGAGGAGATAA
- a CDS encoding ERCC4 domain-containing protein, with translation MESGGGRSGGQRPRVYADVREEKSPVPAILESLGVRVIVRQLPMGDYLVSDSIVVERKTSNDFARSLFDGRLFEQASRLAEHYDIVFIIIEGPPVPRRYRGRERSLYASMVSLQLDYGVRIMNTMDPRGTALAIESLARFSSRGGGQRIVIHKKPRLSDIREWQLYILQSFPGIGRRTAERILERFGSLERFLTASKAEISKVEGIGEKRAEDIKRILMTPYRTSPSGAKRPASLEDFYKRGGEGDSG, from the coding sequence TTGGAGAGTGGAGGGGGCAGAAGCGGCGGTCAGAGACCTAGGGTTTATGCTGATGTCAGGGAGGAGAAGAGCCCTGTGCCAGCTATACTGGAGAGTCTAGGTGTTAGGGTTATAGTAAGGCAGCTTCCTATGGGTGATTATCTAGTTTCCGACTCCATAGTGGTCGAGAGAAAGACCAGTAATGACTTTGCCAGGAGCCTCTTCGACGGTAGACTCTTTGAGCAGGCCTCGAGGCTCGCCGAGCACTACGATATCGTCTTCATTATAATAGAGGGACCTCCTGTTCCAAGGCGCTATAGGGGGAGGGAGAGGAGTCTCTATGCATCCATGGTCTCCCTCCAGCTGGATTATGGGGTTAGGATAATGAACACTATGGATCCGAGGGGCACGGCACTCGCGATCGAGAGCCTGGCCCGATTCTCCTCCAGAGGCGGCGGCCAGAGGATAGTTATTCATAAGAAGCCTAGGCTGTCCGACATTAGAGAGTGGCAGCTCTACATACTCCAGTCTTTCCCCGGGATAGGGAGGAGAACGGCGGAGCGGATACTTGAACGGTTCGGTAGCCTAGAGAGGTTCCTCACCGCTTCTAAGGCCGAGATATCCAAGGTTGAGGGTATAGGTGAGAAGAGGGCGGAGGATATAAAGAGGATTCTCATGACACCCTACAGGACCTCCCCGAGTGGGGCTAAAAGGCCTGCTAGTCTGGAGGACTTCTACAAGAGAGGCGGGGAGGGGGATTCTGGATAA
- a CDS encoding DUF432 domain-containing protein: protein MAAGYGVPLTYGRHDFGAYRVVVEPVDSGFVRYRREGGGAVELLLDGGLDIRPMPMYPIFKPIYVTRFILLRVKPEIVVSPGSERTFYTLIPVDTAVYASPGDEPSVVDVIPMDDKPGLVLYGTPEAGVVARLAVCSPSPRPLEPRLGRALAKIVVRNTSGTPVTVSRILLDSAPLKLYYEPGGWRAYTQELVVEVDRYRGVVMYRQPFVEKAVPIADPPEVRPPRFFQRTDMMWGV, encoded by the coding sequence TTGGCGGCGGGTTATGGAGTCCCTCTAACATATGGCAGACACGATTTCGGGGCGTACAGGGTTGTTGTTGAGCCTGTTGACAGCGGGTTTGTGAGATACAGGCGTGAGGGCGGGGGCGCTGTAGAGCTTCTTCTCGACGGGGGCCTAGACATCCGGCCTATGCCTATGTATCCCATATTCAAGCCGATCTATGTCACCAGATTCATACTGCTGAGGGTAAAACCGGAGATAGTAGTCTCCCCCGGCTCCGAGAGAACCTTTTATACTCTCATCCCGGTGGATACCGCTGTCTACGCCTCACCAGGAGACGAGCCGAGTGTGGTTGACGTTATCCCTATGGACGATAAGCCTGGTCTCGTGCTCTACGGGACACCAGAGGCAGGTGTCGTGGCGAGGCTCGCAGTATGCAGCCCCTCCCCACGCCCGCTCGAGCCCAGGCTGGGGCGGGCTCTAGCCAAGATAGTTGTGAGGAACACCTCGGGAACTCCTGTCACAGTATCAAGGATCCTCCTAGACTCGGCTCCGCTAAAGCTCTACTATGAGCCCGGGGGGTGGAGGGCCTATACCCAGGAGCTGGTGGTGGAGGTGGATAGGTACCGGGGCGTCGTCATGTATAGACAGCCCTTCGTGGAGAAGGCGGTCCCGATAGCCGACCCGCCGGAGGTAAGACCACCTAGGTTCTTCCAGCGGACCGACATGATGTGGGGTGTATAG
- the rrp42 gene encoding exosome complex protein Rrp42, giving the protein MSITPHRLPVAPVIVREAYLSLLRKGWRLEDRDLKTPRNVKIETGIVEKAEGSALVKLGKTQVIAGVKASVGAPFRDTPNQGVLTVHAEFVPLASPVFEPGPPDENAIELARVVDRSLREVGAIDLESLVIRPGEKVWVLWVDLYIIDHDGNLFDASMLATMAALMTARLPKYEESETGDIVIKKGEKGEKVKVKTRVVTVTTAKIDRYIVVDPSLEEETVSDVRLATAIDGEGRIVGMQKTGMGSLTEADIETMVNYSLEASKVYFKALEEAIKP; this is encoded by the coding sequence GTGAGTATAACGCCCCACAGGCTACCCGTGGCCCCAGTTATCGTGAGGGAGGCGTACCTCTCCCTCCTGCGGAAGGGGTGGAGGCTTGAGGATAGGGATTTGAAGACGCCGAGGAACGTTAAGATAGAGACAGGTATAGTGGAGAAGGCTGAAGGCTCCGCTCTGGTGAAGCTTGGGAAGACCCAGGTGATAGCTGGTGTTAAGGCTAGCGTGGGTGCTCCCTTCAGGGATACTCCGAACCAGGGCGTTCTAACTGTACACGCAGAATTCGTTCCCCTCGCCAGCCCTGTGTTCGAGCCAGGGCCCCCTGACGAGAACGCTATAGAGCTGGCCCGTGTTGTCGACAGGAGCCTCAGGGAGGTCGGTGCAATCGACCTAGAGAGCCTTGTCATAAGACCGGGCGAGAAAGTCTGGGTCCTATGGGTCGACCTATACATCATTGACCACGACGGCAACCTGTTCGACGCCAGCATGCTTGCAACCATGGCCGCACTCATGACGGCTAGGCTACCCAAGTATGAGGAGAGCGAGACGGGAGACATAGTGATTAAGAAGGGGGAGAAGGGAGAGAAGGTAAAGGTTAAAACCAGGGTAGTCACTGTCACCACCGCAAAAATAGACCGCTACATTGTGGTGGACCCGAGCCTCGAGGAGGAGACTGTAAGCGACGTGAGGCTTGCAACCGCTATAGACGGGGAGGGCAGGATAGTTGGAATGCAGAAGACGGGCATGGGAAGCCTAACGGAGGCAGACATAGAGACTATGGTGAACTACAGCCTAGAGGCCTCGAAAGTTTACTTTAAAGCCCTCGAAGAGGCAATCAAGCCCTAG
- a CDS encoding Brix domain-containing protein: protein MGGESSIDTGGYRILVTTSRRPSPRVRSFVKDISATIPGAFRFTRGHYSMEELAREAVIRGADRVVVVGERRGNPGIMRVYSVEGPGKPENIVSFIVKGVSLSRERRRGLPQLRGDEVLVAMPLDTGVASEFADAFIIAFHARLKPPANKGYVEAVIESLDSRTAVVTFRFRGVEVGPRLKLGKPAEMVKKNLGGKEGW, encoded by the coding sequence TTGGGCGGGGAATCGTCGATAGATACTGGCGGCTATAGGATACTAGTCACAACGAGCAGGAGGCCCAGCCCGAGGGTTAGAAGCTTTGTGAAGGACATCTCAGCCACCATACCAGGGGCCTTCCGCTTCACAAGAGGCCACTACAGTATGGAGGAGCTCGCCAGGGAAGCCGTAATTCGAGGCGCTGACCGTGTGGTTGTTGTTGGTGAGAGGAGGGGAAACCCGGGTATTATGAGGGTCTACTCAGTGGAAGGCCCTGGCAAGCCCGAGAACATTGTTAGCTTTATAGTTAAGGGGGTAAGCCTATCGCGTGAGCGCAGGAGGGGGCTGCCCCAACTAAGGGGGGATGAGGTCCTCGTCGCCATGCCTCTCGACACAGGGGTTGCCTCGGAGTTTGCAGACGCATTCATAATAGCCTTCCACGCCCGCTTGAAGCCGCCGGCTAACAAGGGTTATGTTGAAGCCGTTATAGAAAGTCTAGACAGCAGGACGGCCGTCGTGACATTCCGCTTTAGAGGAGTCGAAGTCGGGCCCAGGCTCAAGCTAGGGAAGCCCGCCGAAATGGTAAAGAAGAATTTGGGGGGCAAGGAAGGGTGGTAA